A single region of the Saprospiraceae bacterium genome encodes:
- the recO gene encoding DNA repair protein RecO yields MLVKTRGIVFKAIKYSETSLIVDIYTEEKGLRKYIISGVRSKRGQGKASLLQVMSMVELVVYEREDRDLNRIKEIKAAYVFQSIPFELKKGAIGLFLAEIARKTIKEATPNPELFVFLWDTFLWLDQTLESVINVHLQFLIELSSFLGFIPGGEFSEETPLFDLQEGLFAANIPAHHHYLDESYSQLVHQLLESNLATCHTIPMTRAQRQNLIRHLLDYYRWHIEHFPDIHSHQILQEVLGGGR; encoded by the coding sequence ATGCTCGTCAAAACCAGAGGCATCGTTTTCAAAGCAATCAAGTACTCAGAGACGAGTCTGATTGTCGATATCTATACCGAAGAGAAAGGTCTGCGGAAATATATCATTAGTGGGGTTCGTTCAAAAAGAGGACAAGGCAAGGCCAGTCTGCTACAGGTAATGTCCATGGTAGAACTGGTCGTTTATGAAAGAGAAGATCGCGATTTAAACCGCATCAAGGAGATTAAGGCAGCTTATGTCTTCCAGTCCATCCCCTTCGAACTGAAAAAAGGCGCAATTGGCCTATTCCTGGCAGAGATAGCCCGAAAGACGATCAAAGAAGCTACCCCCAACCCAGAATTGTTTGTTTTCCTCTGGGATACTTTTCTATGGTTGGATCAAACGTTGGAAAGTGTCATCAATGTACACCTCCAATTCTTGATTGAATTGAGTTCCTTTCTCGGGTTTATTCCAGGTGGCGAATTTAGTGAAGAGACACCTTTATTTGATCTTCAGGAAGGCCTTTTTGCAGCCAATATACCTGCTCATCACCATTACCTAGATGAATCTTACAGCCAATTGGTCCATCAGCTGCTGGAATCAAACCTGGCGACCTGCCATACCATCCCCATGACCCGCGCCCAGCGCCAAAACTTGATCCGACACCTCCTCGATTATTATCGTTGGCATATTGAGCATTTTCCTGATATTCACTCGCATCAGATTTTACAAGAGGTTTTGGGAGGAGGGCGTTGA
- a CDS encoding helix-turn-helix domain-containing protein, which produces MPVISIIQVLIISQSLLFGIALLMLKSDRRFSNRLLAYFLVLLALQMILHLLEDRGLLPKSLWSLRGIVFAYGPLLYLYVYSIARRAKHFKKWDFLHFLPALIIIICSYLFAGFEKSMGWLLYLSMGIYVTHSYLELYWFKKQIAPLYPQEKINLNWLKLAIGIFSIIIFFDLISFSINFWFPGSMADNWSDYVVLGFVLLFVNIMVFKSLLQPRVLADISEDKLRTIESDKITRTQIFQAHHDTIQTLEALMTQQQPYLQPNLSIQDLALSMEISPRLLSEIINHYYHQNFAEFINSYRLAAAEKRFQQPKDEKETVLEVMYEVGFNSKSSFNTLFKKRTGLTPTEYKQKYATK; this is translated from the coding sequence ATGCCAGTCATTAGCATCATCCAAGTACTCATTATTTCTCAAAGCCTGTTATTTGGCATTGCCTTGTTAATGCTTAAAAGCGATCGGCGGTTTAGCAATCGGCTTTTGGCCTACTTTTTAGTCTTACTAGCGCTGCAAATGATCTTGCACCTCCTGGAAGACCGAGGGCTGCTCCCCAAATCACTTTGGAGCCTAAGGGGCATCGTCTTTGCCTATGGCCCACTCCTTTATCTTTATGTATACTCCATTGCTCGGAGGGCAAAGCACTTTAAAAAATGGGATTTTTTACATTTCCTTCCAGCCCTAATCATTATCATCTGTTCCTATCTTTTCGCTGGATTCGAAAAATCAATGGGTTGGCTCCTCTACCTTAGCATGGGTATCTATGTGACACACTCCTATCTTGAGTTGTATTGGTTTAAAAAGCAGATTGCTCCGCTATATCCTCAAGAAAAGATCAATCTCAACTGGCTAAAACTAGCCATTGGTATTTTCAGCATCATTATTTTTTTCGATCTGATTTCTTTTAGTATCAATTTTTGGTTTCCAGGATCGATGGCTGATAATTGGTCAGACTACGTGGTATTAGGCTTCGTGCTGCTTTTTGTCAATATCATGGTGTTCAAAAGTCTGTTGCAGCCAAGGGTACTAGCAGATATCTCGGAGGATAAATTAAGAACGATTGAAAGCGACAAAATAACCCGTACCCAAATCTTTCAGGCACACCATGATACTATCCAAACCTTAGAAGCGCTGATGACGCAGCAACAGCCTTATCTTCAACCTAATCTAAGTATTCAAGACCTCGCCCTTTCCATGGAGATTAGTCCACGCCTATTGTCTGAAATCATTAATCACTACTATCACCAGAATTTTGCGGAGTTCATCAATTCCTATCGCCTGGCCGCAGCCGAAAAAAGATTCCAGCAACCCAAGGATGAAAAAGAAACGGTCTTGGAGGTGATGTATGAGGTGGGCTTTAACTCAAAGTCTTCCTTTAATACCCTCTTCAAAAAAAGAACCGGCCTCACCCCCACCGAATACAAGCAAAAATATGCCACAAAATGA
- a CDS encoding TlpA disulfide reductase family protein, producing MKMINYLFGVAFLLSNTSLMQAQEKWSLSGQFTGEKTFPKQLYVAAFSFPEETYQVIDSIPVKASGQFSWEGDLEAANLFQLQFGDTDVRLAVDQAEAIRLQFTPNEAGWKAKVEGSAGTNLMYQFPEKLNDLQAHYFGDLKTQLDKALAEKDEATIEAIQQKVGELFPLFVADLKAAVDHLGSSVAVFAAMDYVDGNKGLDIIEAATAKMQAEQPQLAVTQAMVERLARIKGIPIGSLAPAITGTTITGQNISLSDYKGNYVYIDFWASWCLACRAENPELVKLYKKYQSQSFDMLGVAIQDKQENWMKAIEKDGLLWPQISDVDQRIAETYQVMSLPQNILLDPAGKIIARNLKAKELGDRLAELLGKDN from the coding sequence ATGAAAATGATCAACTATTTATTTGGGGTTGCTTTTTTGTTGAGCAATACAAGTTTGATGCAGGCCCAGGAGAAATGGTCCCTCAGCGGTCAATTTACCGGAGAGAAAACCTTCCCTAAGCAGTTGTATGTGGCTGCTTTTTCCTTTCCGGAAGAAACGTATCAAGTCATAGATTCTATCCCGGTCAAAGCCAGTGGCCAGTTTAGCTGGGAAGGAGACTTGGAAGCCGCCAATTTATTTCAGCTCCAGTTTGGTGACACGGATGTACGATTAGCGGTGGATCAAGCAGAGGCCATTAGGCTACAATTTACGCCCAATGAAGCGGGTTGGAAAGCGAAAGTGGAAGGTTCTGCAGGTACCAACCTGATGTACCAATTTCCGGAAAAGCTGAATGACTTGCAGGCACATTATTTTGGTGACCTAAAAACCCAATTGGATAAAGCCCTGGCGGAAAAGGATGAAGCCACCATCGAAGCCATTCAGCAAAAAGTAGGCGAATTATTTCCGCTTTTTGTGGCAGACTTAAAAGCGGCAGTAGACCACCTGGGTTCCTCCGTTGCCGTTTTTGCTGCCATGGATTATGTAGATGGCAATAAAGGGCTAGACATCATCGAGGCGGCCACGGCCAAAATGCAGGCGGAACAGCCTCAACTCGCCGTCACCCAGGCCATGGTAGAGCGCCTGGCGCGCATCAAAGGTATTCCGATAGGATCCCTCGCGCCTGCCATCACTGGCACCACCATCACTGGTCAAAACATTAGCCTTTCCGACTACAAGGGGAACTATGTCTACATTGATTTCTGGGCTTCCTGGTGCCTCGCCTGTCGCGCTGAAAACCCTGAGCTTGTAAAGCTCTACAAAAAATACCAATCCCAGTCTTTTGATATGCTCGGCGTTGCGATCCAGGATAAACAAGAGAACTGGATGAAGGCAATTGAAAAGGACGGCTTGCTTTGGCCTCAAATTAGTGATGTAGATCAGCGGATAGCCGAGACTTATCAGGTCATGTCTCTTCCCCAAAACATTCTCCTCGATCCTGCTGGTAAAATTATAGCCAGAAATTTAAAGGCGAAGGAGCTGGGCGACAGATTGGCTGAGCTTTTGGGTAAAGACAATTAG